The following proteins are encoded in a genomic region of Glycine soja cultivar W05 chromosome 17, ASM419377v2, whole genome shotgun sequence:
- the LOC114393051 gene encoding uncharacterized protein LOC114393051, producing the protein MATPALSSIVEPEQQHAEPEAVAVPSTSAWKSSGSVGPFFAVITVLIILSVLSCYLGRKWNRRPKTPLESIRGRGFFGWLKRVFRERIGKDIEVGGVGAKVMVCDDHEEIDHCKVKDGEVAQQNTTQV; encoded by the coding sequence ATGGCAACACCAGCATTGTCTTCAATTGTAGAACCAGAGCAGCAACACGCAGAACCAGAAGCTGTTGCTGTTCCAAGCACTAGTGCATGGAAATCTTCAGGATCCGTGGGTCCATTCTTTGCCGTCATTACCGTGCTTATAATTCTGTCTGTTCTTTCGTGCTATTTGGGTCGCAAGTGGAACCGAAGGCCGAAAACCCCGTTGGAGAGTATCAGAGGAAGGGGCTTTTTTGGGTGGCTAAAGCGCGTGTTTAGAGAACGTATTGGCAAAGATATTGAAGTTGGAGGCGTTGGGGCGAAGGTGATGGTTTGTGATGACCATGAGGAAATTGATCATTGTAAGGTCAAAGATGGTGAGGTTGCTCAACAAAACACAACACAAGTTTGA